gaaaggaaaggaagatTAGAGATGGTGTGTGTCTCCCAGGGTCGTCGCGACGTGCacgtcaaatatatatatatatatatacccaggAGATATAAGATaagtttcgaataattaatatacatttcCACGAGAGATAAGGGAGACCAGAACTTGCATCAAACTGTTTTATACTAGGccctaatatatattttatacacataagTCCTTTCTACGTTTGATTCTGTCATATGCACAATTATTGCATCTATCCATTTTAACATATATGTTTTGCTTAAAgctaagttttttttactgcctgttatttcgttattgtcgacattttatttatacaataatcgttatttatttttgtgctTTGTTTTCACCGTAAATCGTTTGTTcgctaatttattattatatctgtgATAGCGTcatatattctcatttttacactTCAAGATTGTTAGACAAGTGGACCGAAGAGATTTAATAAGCTTTTGTTATGTGCATATATGAACGCAATTTTTACTGGAATTAATATAAAAAGACCATAGGTCAAAAGACGTTAGCagtaatttaaatttattgGTCCTAAGATCCTAACCCACAACATATCGGTCGATCGTCTTAATCCGATCAACCAGGCTAGCGATCCCCTAAATAAGAGAATCGTTACATATTCCTAAAAAAATCTGGGAACATTTTTTAACTCGGTTTCAATTTCTACGCCGAAAACCGTAACAATATTTGACATGATTTGACGAATACCAAAATAAAGCTGTGTATTCGCCCTCGCTAAAGCTTAATTGACCGTTCATCTACGATTTTTCTTCGCAGAGACATAGatatcttacttttttttagtagGTAATTGTTTGGAAGTGGGGTCCACTGTATAAATATCCATGAAAAATCGCAGAATTAACATTtgttaatctttttttcaaattattcatcttCAAGGATTGATTAGGGAAATactagaatttttgaaattagatgttttgaatagtttttgccatttttaagTACTAAAGCTCATATTTTTTATGTCtttgatagaaatttttatgtTCATGGACAATCTACGGCAACTCCCGGGGCCCCTCTCCTCAAGGAATCAGATTCTGAAGTCATCCTTATCCGGCAACTACCGATGTGGACCCTCAGTCTAGTCAACATGTACCATTTTTGCCATTTTCAGTTCACCTTCTCCGAAAATTATGATCCAAGTGTCATTCGATTCGGAATTcggattcaaaaattatctcgATTTGTATGTTCAGTTGTGCCTTCTAAAGAAAACttcattaagaaaaaaatatctgattgaaaaattaggggaaaaatttgtttccagCGGATTATTGTTCATTCAAGTATCCAAAAGgtatgtgaatttttttatttcttcattcaattatttgatgGGTGAAACTGATTCTTATTGTTCAAGTTGCCGAATCGGTCGGCGCGCGCGGAACTCACTTCACCTGTTTTTAGCCCTATTTTCGgctaaaaatcaaaattagaaattatGGCGTTGGAGTTCCGGGAGGTGGGACTTTTTCGTAGGAAATTTCCCGCTCTCGAACaatctttttttcgatttccgaTATTTGCAATAGTTTTTGAGATATTCGCAAGAAACCAaaccccgttttttttttctaaattgttAATAACTTTTGCAATTTGTTGTTCCgccacttgaaattttttaaaaagtttCTAGGTCTCATTCCGAATCGAATGACACTTGGATCATAATTTTCGGAGAAGGTGAacagaaaatcgtaaaaatggTACATGTTGACCAGATTACTATGAGTtattctaattgtaagccgCTCGGCAACATATTTTGGTGCTTCGGTATCGTGTCTCTTTGCCTactgtatatctgtatattagTCTAATAGTtatattgtaataaatattattttaataaactCCAATTGCTGGGCCCCTTTCTCCTATAAACCACATTGGGTAtgattatttaaaattatacCCATGGGGTGAAGGGTGTAAGGTCGCAGACCCGCTAACCGTGGATAGGGCGTACCTGGAGGAGTACTTTGAGCAAGGACACTTGGGGTCGAAAACGTCTCCTGCACACAGACGCGAACCACTATCACACGAAGAACGCACAATTTACGGAAAAGGCACCGAATAACGGACCAGAGCCAGCTGTACGCTAATCCTGTTGTTGACCTACACAGACAGCTGGCCTACCTACCGATTTGGAGTTCGGTGGCAGTGCTGGAACAGCCCCAACGACGTAGACTAAGGACAGTCCTGCAAAATTTGGTCGTGGAACGTAAGATTTCATGCTCTTCCAATTGCCAGTATCAAAAAAGGGGGTTCGCATTGGAGACACAAAGTCGACCGCGTAATAACCTTGCAGTTTAAGTTCAAGGTTAAATCGAAGGTCACCAATGAATTCCTCGCTGAACCATAGATATAACTGAAGAAGTGACCGTaacctttttcaaaaatatcatacTTGAGAAGATATTCAGCCGTCGCGGGAGTTGATTGACACTCTGTATATGGGGTATTCCATGCCAAATCATTAAGaacttcaaaaaattgaaaaaaaaaaaaaattctcaaaattgTTGAGCGACAGCTACAATTCACGCGAGATTCATTTTCTGACCTTAAGCAATGAAATTTTCGGGTAAGACTGAAAATTAAAGAACAGAAGTGAAATTCGCGTAACCCTAatttatgtatagtatatatgtatttctaaTACATActactttttttattacaactaTATAGTTCAAACGTAGGAATTTCCGGATAGGAATTatgttcatcaattttattcggtTGACCATTACAATTAAGAGCTTGAAACATGACATGATTTGCATTTTTTGCCAAATCAGTTTTGCAGCAGAATCTTTGTATGgtacggaaattttttttcagacgcAAAACAACCGATCACCCGCTCAAGGTTCGGATCGTCGCCCAATAAAGCACCGCGTAATCCACCATCATCTACACCTCTGGCGAATGATATGCTGTCGGCCAATGTTCTCAAGCATTGATCACGAGATTTCGAGATCGTCGGCGACGTTTGATATCCGGACCGTGCCACGTACATCAAAGCCTCGCCACGCTGGCTTCCGAGTTTCGTGATCcccactttttcttctcttacaaCCTTCAGTGAATCATCAACGGTTTTCGAAGCTCTTCGGCTCTGCCTCTTTTGGACGTCTGAAAGTGCCCGACTGTTTAGGATTTCCATTATACGTTGGGCAAtgaggtttttcttttctgactTCTGCCAGCACCCAGTCGCAACACTTTGTTCATGTGCTTGTAAAAACGCTTTCAAAGCAGAATCAATTTTGCCTTGACGTTGTAAACTATCGCCCATCAGCAACCTTGATTccgcaaattttttcagaatttgttCGTTCCGCAGAACTTTCAAGGCCATCTCGTATCTGCCGTTTATCGCATGCTCTACTGCCATATCGTACCTGCAGAGTATACAGGATTTTCAAGAGCGCAATTCTATGTGGTATCAGCGCACGGTGCctcggaaatgaaaaatttgaatgctGCGAAAACTTGATTCATgatgttttttcgaaaaggCCCTTCCGATTCACATAActaaatttcggaaaattttgagtaTTTTGGAGAAAGTATCTGACTCATTTCGTTTGTTTCAAAATTGTGCCAAATTTGTAATCATTTGAAAGAAACTACGAATCGCGGTCTCGAAGCAGTTAGAACTTGAGGGATCATCCGCGGCAGCgatgttactttgataatggTTCATTggaaaccaaaaaatcaaaaatattttggtgCTGCATGACAGTGGTTCTAGCGCGTTCTaaggatattattatttatcgatgaatagaaaaacggcgaagattttacaaaaacaaaaaaaacataaacTGACTGTTGTGGGTGCTAAAAAAATAGTGAAGATCAAAGTTCGAATACTTTTTGGGCGTTTAGTTTACGCTAGAGTTGTTCATGTGTAGAATATGTGGTTAAAATTTCATAAGGATCGGTTTATAGTGGCTCCGGAGAAATCATCTCCGTCGACCGCAAAAATGTAGTTTTAAGATAAACGAGTTTGGAGTTTTTAGAATTATGCGCTCAGAAGTAGCAACgtatacataagaaaaaagcATAGGTAGAACGCCCCGATCGTTATGAAGGTTGAGCACAATACTTGAGTATATGTTCtcgcgaaaaatgaaaaataaaatcgattttttaaaaattctaaacCAGTATGATCTCTTAACCTTATTTCAACAAAATGGCGTGTGGGATCACCTGATCAAATACCACTGGTCAATCAACATTGCTCTGGTCTGGCTAACGCTCAGATTTCCCATAATAGATCCTCGTTTATTATGGGTAGGTTCAAGCAGCTTGTAAAAAGCTCTGTTCACACTATCGAGCCATTGAAAAGCTTCTTCGAGACGACCAGAGAGCCGAAGAACTATTGTTTTCAGCACGGTGAAACCCGGGTTGTAAGGATCGCAGTCAGTCCCTTTGTCGATCGTTATCAAAGCTTTATCGTAGCATCCATTGATGCACCAAATTATCGCATAGGCAAGCATGGTGTGCCCGGTATCGACGATCACCTACGCGTATgaatcaaaataaattatgCACCAGCTTGATCTATTCGTGAAGGTCGTTCGGCGACGAagatcgttattatttcttaTAACCTTACCTCCAACAAATCTCGGGCTTCCATATTCTGCTCGTCCAAAGATACTGCTTTCCGTAACATTCTACGCGCGGCAGCGACTTCTCGgatgtgaattttgaattccgcATGTTGGGTCATTAAGTCAGCGGATCTTTGCGGTCTCGCCCCCTTCATGAACTCGGACCATGCAACGCGATACGCCTCATATTTATCCAGTTTGCGGAGACACCGCAAAAGCGAATTCTACAAAgaaaccgaaaataaaaatagaggaaTCGAGTCGAATTACAGCAATCGGAATATACTAGCCTGTAACTCGTAGATTTCATCAATATTTGGGTAAAAAAGTGAGGCTTGTTCGTAATCGGCTACAGCTTCGATCAACCTGCGATTTTTCTCGTGCCATCGTCCTCTTTCGCGATaactatttttcaacttttcatgGTATAGAAGCTGTATTGCTTCACTATGAGAGTATTTATCGTCAAATTGCAACATCTTTCTCGCTGCTTCGTACCATTCAATTGCCCTATTCCAAATCCCTTGAACAGTGCGAACAGAACAACAAAGagttattcaaaaaatgttcactTTGCCACAATGAGCCGAAAAATCGCCGCCTAAGTTTCACGGTAAAACTAATCGAGTACAAGAAGTATTAACTGCAGAtgatataatgtaatattcgaaatttcaaaataccttTTTTAACGCAGATATCGCCTCTTAGAGAATAAAGGTGATGCGAACGCGGATTGGAGAGCAGTCCCTTTCTGATGATAGAAAGTGCATCTTCTGGCGGTTTGTTGGGATCTCTGAGATATTCGGTCGCCTCTGTGAGTATACTATCCAAATGTTCTTTTTCCGTAGATTCGATCATGTTCTTCTCGCGATTCCATAGTTTCTTCAACTGCATAGAAATACGAAGAAAGTAGCAGGGTAATTTCGTAAAGAATATCAGCATATCCATTGGGCTGTTTCAGAagaaaacttcttttttttttactcggaaGCAGgttcaaaatttcgttcggACTCAAAGAGATGCCAGTTAAAATTTCAgctcttaatattaatttatacatatccCTCATcgcacttttttattttccagaaGATTAACATAGAAAAAATGGTGTTTGTTGCTTTCGAATTTCGTTACTCGCTAACAGCTTAATGTATAGAGTTGACGAAGACATATTTTCTTAGAGAATTGAACGCTCTACATAAAAggtttcctatgatttttcgCTAAATCCACCAGTTCAAAAGTTCATTCCGTATACATTGAACTTTGACCTCGAATTCAACTTTCGAaccgaaattaaaattcttcgGAGATGAAAAGATCCAAATTGTAAATCAATCATTGTGCCAACTGTTGATCTTTGGCGGGCTAATGTATTACTACAAATACAAGtattctggattttttttaccaaataacCCGCCAAGTCCCACTATATCTCtaatgttttgttttatttatttttttttcaaatttgatctagttcctttctttatttttctttcagattttataTTGATTCATTTGATAATTCCAGTCTCCTTTAGTACTGTTATGCATGATGTAAAGTAACAtacatgtacttggcacaatGATTGATTTGGATCATTGATTCTCCGAAGAATTTGATTTTACGGTTATTCTTTAGGAACGCTTTTTCGATGGCGATTGATTTGGATGAattaatgtacttggcgaagtCTCTTTCAccattttatgaattttcggaatttggacgTTGACTCGGTCGACAGCGATCGTTTATTGGTGTTCACCGACGAGTGCTAGAAATATTCACAATGTGATTGACGGATAGTGATTCAGCCTACGTGTTGCGTTTTCCAGCACATGTCTGGTTTGCACGATTTATCATATCCGCAAAGCAATTGCATCAACACGCAAAGCAGGTACCACCTGTTTCGAATAGCTAAAATAAAGTGTTACATAACCATCTAACATATCACAATAGTGAGTATTGTACGCATTTATATCTTTTTCttaatcaattattctttGCCCATCGATACGGTCGCTCGAAGTTCGGTTTTTAGGCATGATAAGGCGCAAAAATTGCAGATGTTTCTCTATATAATGAGAAAGTCTTGAGACACATATTAATCataatattttgaaattataattataataataaggaaaaaatagaatgcattttttttgtcagaaaGATTCCATCGAAGTTAGGAGAATCGTTCCGCATTTTCGTTGGTGAACAGTTATCGATGTTACGGACCAGCTTGCGCTAACCTTAacaattcttcttctcttatttcatattaattattttcttatttcaaattaattattttatattatttcatatgCGGGTCTTACCTCATACCAACTTAGAATCAACACCGTCGCGCCTAATTGCCCGGGCATAAACAAATCGGAAAAATACCCAATGTGGTCATAAAGTGTTTAGAATATAACAGGCGAGGGATGTTAGGTTTGGGAGTAGCGGAGGAATCGTATCGATGTGGTCAAGTATATGTGTCTGGGTGCTAGGGTAATCTGAGGCCGCACTTCCGATCTCAAGTGCTGTTGACGATAAACGCGCTACAAAGTCACGTATAGCGATGGTTCCCAGAAAGCAAGAGCTTTGCTGAGTAGGAGATCGTCAAAAAGAATAGACTAGGTTCGACTTAACTTCATCGATGCGATGATCCCAAAATTCCCCAAAATATGTAAGAGGACCCGTGAGACTAAGGGACAGAGACCTATTGGGTATATGAGATGTATGGACGTTGAAATGTGCGTATGGGTATTTAGATCTTGAAGGAGTAACCTGGGAAAAAAGAGTCGAAGAACTAGCATGAATCGACTATACCCGGTGACCGCGGAGCCGCTGGCGGAAGAGCTGGGACCCGCGACGACAGGTCTGCCCTATGAGTAATTAGCTTAAGCTTGCTTAGCGCCCTGATTGGTTGAGACCCCTGGACCCAAAACCATTGCAACCGCGCGGAGTAAACATAGGAGTGGAGAGTAAGCAATTTTGAATCCCGGTACCTCTGGACCTCCGACGCATTGCTCAGGGCATTCGTTCGTCAAATCTCAGGGAGTGAGCGTTGCCCGGAATAACTAATTAGAGCATTGGTGATTTTATAATCTTAAAGTTTTTGCCGACAAGACTCAGTGTTTCCTTAACCCTTCTAACACTTCAActcttctttcaattatcaataaaattaGGGCATTCGTTCGTCAAATCTCAGGGAGTGAGCGTTGCCCGGAATAACTAATTAGAGCATTGGTGATTTTATAATCTTAAAGTTTTTGCCGACAAGACTCAGTGTTTCCTTAACCCTTCTAACACTTCAActcttctttcaattatcaataaaattaGGGCATTCGTTCGTCAAATCTCAGGGAGTGAGCGTTGCCCGGAATAACTAATTAGAGCATTGGTGATTTTGAATCTTAAAGTTTTTGCCGACAAGACTCAGTGTTTCCTTAACCCTCAAAGTCAAATTCAACCTCTCATAGATCAAACTTCAATCAAACCTTCGCAGATCAAATCAAGTTCAGTGCTTTAACAATTAGAGTCATTAAATAACAAATCGAATTACTATACCAATTTCATGAAATCAACACCTTGCCGCGACCGTCATCTGCATCCAGGGAAACTCCGACAGCCAGGGCGCACAGCATTAACTCGTCATcagggagaaaagagaaagaaagcaaCTGCATCACGAGGTCTCAGTTTCACCCTATCTGTTTCGTTCTCGCCCGGTGTTTGTACCATCAGTTTCCAGTTTACGGTATTGTTAATCCAGCCTTACTATTGTAACACCTTTATACCGAAACGCAATACTGTTAAGTGCGGAAAACGAATTATCGTTGTGAGGAAACCCTATTTCCGCAAACCTTCGATCCAATATAGGATATCGTTCctagacgtatgtacgtacctgtaggtacatacttatacctatatatacagggTGGGGCAATAACTATTACCACCTCAAATATCTTCGAAACTAAAAGTTGAAGCGGAAAATTCTTCCTATAAAAGTTATTTAGTATTGAGGGGGACGTTGTATAGAGACACCGATTTTTTTGTAAGTGGAGGCGCTCAGGAGATATCAAGGTCGTCTCCACTTTTTTAAATAGACTCATATGTTTTTGGTCCCATAGCGTGATAGCGGCTTCTAGGACGAATTCAACGACCTATAATACAAGTTCGTTTAAGGTCGTACGAGATCGTTCGTTCATCAGTCTTACCTTACAAAATATGCTCAAAATGATGGCTACTAGCGTCGATGCAATACTGTAGCCTTCTAATTGCTGTCAGggtacttgaaaaatattgttttcaAAGAAGTACCAAATACGCGTGAAAATATAGAACAACAAATTATTACAGCATGTGTACGGGGTAGAGCAGTTCCCGAACCTACTTTTAGAATAGGAATCTAGTCCCCCTTACTTAGGAAGGACTAGATATTGTTATGTATTGggcgtgaaaaatgaagagcgcGCCGCTCGGCTACCCCTCACGTCACATACTAACTAATCCCACCGCTGCCACCAGTTAGTATGTGATGTGAGGGGTAGCCGAGCGGCgcgctctttatttttcacgcccAATACATAACAATATCTAGTCCTTCCTAAGTAAGGGGGACTAGATTCCTATTCTAAAAGTAGGTTCGGGAACTGCTCTACCCCGTACTGGGGCTCAAGAAAATGGTTACTAACAGATATTAATGACCGCAAGGAGACAGTGTAAGAAAAATGTGTAAATGAATTAGATTAGCTGATTCGATTTAACTGAACAATGATAATGTAGATATATTCTTAATTTGCACAAGTAATACCATCGATCACGGGTCTAGGTATTTCCTCAAAGTGCGGGTTGCGCTTGACCCGGCCGATGAATGATAGTCGCTAAAACTAATAACATCGATTTTGGCTATCTGGTATAATCTGCTTCCTACTCTACTCGAGGGATGCGcagattataaattatttaactGGCCGAGAATCCGTCAGACCTTGGAAATCTGGTCACGGGATTTACCCGTTCTTGGTAACGTATCACTAAGTCTAGCATAAAAATATGTTGACagtaatatgaatatatatacatatatatataagtatgtacctacaggtacgtacatacgtctagGAACGATATCCTATATTGGATCGAAGGTTTGCGGAAATAGGGTTTCCTCACAACGATAATTCGTTTTCCGCACTTAACAGTATTGCGTTTCGGTATAAAGGTGTTACAATAGTAAGGCTGGATTAACAATACCGTAAACTGGAAACTGATGGTACAAACACCGGGCGAGAACGAAACAGATAGGGTGAAACTGAGACCTCGTGATGCAGttgctttctttctcttttctccctgATGACGAGTTAATGCTGTGCGCCCTGGCTGTCGGAGTTTCCCTGGATGCAGATGACGGTCGCGGCAAGGTGTTGATTTCATGAAATTGGTATAGTAATTCGATTTGTTATTTAATGACTCTAATTGTTAAAGCACTGAACTTGATTTGATCTGCGAAGGTTTGATTGAAGTTTGATCTATGAGAGGTTGAATTTGACTTTGAGGGTTAAGGAAACACTGAGTCTTGTCGGCAAAAACTTTAAGATTCAAAATCACCAATGCTCTAATTAGTTATTCCGGGCAACGCTCACTCCCTGAGATTTGACGAACGAATGCCCtaattttattgataattgaaagaagagTTGAAGTGTTAGAAGGGTTAAGGAAACACTGAGTCTTGTCGGCAAAAACTTTAAGATTATAAAATCACCAATGCTCTAATTAGTTATTCCGGGCAACGCTCACTCCCTGAGATTTGACGAACGAATGCCCtaattttattgataattgaaagaagagTTGAAGTGTTAGAAGGGTTAAGGAAACACTGAGTCTTGTCGGCAAAAACTTTAAGATTATAAAATCACCAATGCTCTAATTAGTTATTCCGGGCAACGCTCACTCCCTGAGATTTGACGAACGAATGCCCTGAGCAATGCGTCGGAGGTCCAGAGGTACCGGGATTCAAAATTGCTTACTCTCCACTCCTATGTTTACTCCGCGCGGTTGCAATGGTTTTGGGTCCAGGGGTCTCAACCAATCAGGGCGCTAAGCAAGCTTAAGCTAATTACTCATAGGGCAGACCTGTCGTCGCGGGTCCCAGCTCTTCCGCCAGCGGCTCCGCGGTCACCGGGTATAGTCGATTCATGCTAGTTCTTCGACTCTTTTTTCCCAGGTTACTCCTTCAAGATCTAAATACCCATACGCACATTTCAACGTCCATACATCTCATATACCCAATAGGTCTCTGTCCCTTAGTCTCACGGGTCCTCTTACATATTTTGGGGAATTTTGGGATCATCGCATCGATGAAGTTAAGTCGAACCTAGTCTATTCTTTTTGACGATCTCCTACTCAGCAAAGCTCTTGCTTTCTGGGAACCATCGCTATACGTGACTTTGTAGCGCGTTTATCGTCAACAGCACTTGAGATCGGAAGTGCGGCCTCAGATTACCCTAGCACCCAGACACATATACTTGACCACATCGATACGATTCCTCCGCTACTCCCAAACCTAACATCCCTCGCCTGTTATATTCTAAACACTTTATGACCACATTGGGTATTTTTCCGATTTGTTTATGCCCGGGCAATTAGGCGCGACGGTGTTGATTCTAAGTTGGTATGAGGTAAGACCCGcatatgaaataatataaaataattaatttgaaataagaaaataattaatatgaaataagagaagaagaattgtTAAGGTTAGCGCAAGCTGGTCCGTAACATCGATAACCAATCAAAGTTAATCAAAATGTACTACAGTCATTGGGTAAAAATTTGGTTGTAATAccatagtaataaaaaaaaaaaaagaatgaaaaaattaaagtttgttcgaaataaattcattctaCAACAAATTGCGATGAAGCAAGTTCGTGTAACCTGCACACATCAGTAACAGCTGAAAAAGTAAGTTGATCTTAATGAATCATTGAGATAATTCATCAATGTTGAGAAAAATGGATAGACGTTGACATAATGTGGTTATATTGCAGATGGAAAATATTAAACAGACGCTAACGATCGAAGGTAATACAATTTTGAACAATCTATAAGTACAAAAATATCGTAAGAATGCAAATCTTgaaggatgaaaatttatatgaaTCCGCATCATTATGAACGTTACCTGGtctgatattgaaaatttcaaaataaatcaaatttcgaaaataaaattacagacGACGGATGGGATTTCATGCTATGCGAGCGCGCGAAACTcgtggaaaagagagaggaagaaatagaaacggAGGTGCGAGTGAaggtgaagaaagaaatagaggaaaaaggaaagaaaaagaataagaagagaagaaagaataaaaaatataagaaatgaaggaaaaaggaaagtagaaaaatataaaaagaagaaagaataagaaataaaaaaaaataatgttcaattataaattatcaaaaaagataactaaatgaaaaaaaaattagaatataaTCCAAATAATTAGGATTAAATTCATAACGGTCATGTGCTGCATTGTTcacaattttataaataacatCTGAAAGATCTGTACTATTCCAAATTTG
The sequence above is a segment of the Athalia rosae chromosome 5, iyAthRosa1.1, whole genome shotgun sequence genome. Coding sequences within it:
- the LOC105682948 gene encoding uncharacterized protein LOC105682948 isoform X3 — encoded protein: MPGQLGATVLILSWYELKKLWNREKNMIESTEKEHLDSILTEATEYLRDPNKPPEDALSIIRKGLLSNPRSHHLYSLRGDICVKKGIWNRAIEWYEAARKMLQFDDKYSHSEAIQLLYHEKLKNSYRERGRWHEKNRRLIEAVADYEQASLFYPNIDEIYELQNSLLRCLRKLDKYEAYRVAWSEFMKGARPQRSADLMTQHAEFKIHIREVAAARRMLRKAVSLDEQNMEARDLLEVIVDTGHTMLAYAIIWCINGCYDKALITIDKGTDCDPYNPGFTVLKTIVLRLSGRLEEAFQWLDSVNRAFYKLLEPTHNKRGSIMGNLSVSQTRAMLIDQWYLIRRPKEAEPKSFENR
- the LOC105682948 gene encoding uncharacterized protein LOC105682948 isoform X2 translates to MIESTEKEHLDSILTEATEYLRDPNKPPEDALSIIRKGLLSNPRSHHLYSLRGDICVKKGIWNRAIEWYEAARKMLQFDDKYSHSEAIQLLYHEKLKNSYRERGRWHEKNRRLIEAVADYEQASLFYPNIDEIYELQNSLLRCLRKLDKYEAYRVAWSEFMKGARPQRSADLMTQHAEFKIHIREVAAARRMLRKAVSLDEQNMEARDLLEVIVDTGHTMLAYAIIWCINGCYDKALITIDKGTDCDPYNPGFTVLKTIVLRLSGRLEEAFQWLDSVNRAFYKLLEPTHNKRGSIMGNLSVSQTRAMLIDQWYLIRYDMAVEHAINGRYEMALKVLRNEQILKKFAESRLLMGDSLQRQGKIDSALKAFLQAHEQSVATGCWQKSEKKNLIAQRIMEILNSRALSDVQKRQSRRASKTVDDSLKVVREEKVGITKLGSQRGEALMYVARSGYQTSPTISKSRDQCLRTLADSISFARGVDDGGLRGALLGDDPNLERVIGCFASEKKFPYHTKILLQN
- the LOC105682948 gene encoding uncharacterized protein LOC105682948 isoform X1, which encodes MPGQLGATVLILSWYELKKLWNREKNMIESTEKEHLDSILTEATEYLRDPNKPPEDALSIIRKGLLSNPRSHHLYSLRGDICVKKGIWNRAIEWYEAARKMLQFDDKYSHSEAIQLLYHEKLKNSYRERGRWHEKNRRLIEAVADYEQASLFYPNIDEIYELQNSLLRCLRKLDKYEAYRVAWSEFMKGARPQRSADLMTQHAEFKIHIREVAAARRMLRKAVSLDEQNMEARDLLEVIVDTGHTMLAYAIIWCINGCYDKALITIDKGTDCDPYNPGFTVLKTIVLRLSGRLEEAFQWLDSVNRAFYKLLEPTHNKRGSIMGNLSVSQTRAMLIDQWYLIRYDMAVEHAINGRYEMALKVLRNEQILKKFAESRLLMGDSLQRQGKIDSALKAFLQAHEQSVATGCWQKSEKKNLIAQRIMEILNSRALSDVQKRQSRRASKTVDDSLKVVREEKVGITKLGSQRGEALMYVARSGYQTSPTISKSRDQCLRTLADSISFARGVDDGGLRGALLGDDPNLERVIGCFASEKKFPYHTKILLQN